In Bacillota bacterium, one genomic interval encodes:
- a CDS encoding PilN domain-containing protein: MPVVMYKMNLLPPELTPRPPLERKKLPLLMGTALLFGLVLCTGLWFFSQMYVMKLEIQALKAEALPLRQLAAKVSLLQQERKETEQAAKALNNLLAGAQSWSPLLRRIEACIPVDVWLTNIEITHEKKALPSASRAGNIETQAIKVREEEAAPLHPNTLIIKGKSRSFSSIGVFVRKLLELPFSTVILHDVQETKETGELEFVIKAHPAFGGIKE, translated from the coding sequence ATGCCAGTCGTTATGTATAAAATGAACCTCCTCCCTCCGGAACTCACTCCCCGACCTCCTCTAGAACGGAAAAAGCTTCCGCTTCTGATGGGCACGGCGCTCCTGTTCGGCTTAGTGCTCTGTACCGGACTCTGGTTCTTCTCCCAAATGTACGTGATGAAGCTGGAAATCCAGGCCCTAAAAGCTGAAGCTCTTCCCCTCCGGCAGCTTGCAGCGAAAGTCAGCCTTCTCCAGCAAGAAAGGAAAGAGACAGAACAAGCTGCCAAAGCTTTAAACAATCTCCTCGCCGGGGCACAGAGCTGGAGCCCCTTGCTCCGCCGGATAGAAGCCTGCATTCCGGTCGACGTTTGGCTGACAAATATTGAAATTACTCATGAGAAGAAAGCTTTGCCTTCTGCTTCCCGGGCAGGAAACATCGAAACTCAGGCAATAAAAGTTCGGGAAGAAGAAGCCGCACCGCTTCATCCAAACACCCTTATCATCAAGGGAAAATCCCGTTCCTTTTCCTCGATCGGGGTTTTCGTCCGCAAGCTGTTGGAACTTCCCTTCAGTACAGTGATTTTACACGACGTCCAGGAAACAAAAGAAACTGGCGAACTTGAATTCGTCATCAAAGCCCACCCGGCATTTGGAGGGATAAAGGAGTGA
- a CDS encoding prepilin-type N-terminal cleavage/methylation domain-containing protein: MFYRLSRALKNRKGFTLVELMVVLLIIGILVAIAVPVYTKSQANAKLRACQANLRTIDGAIAQYQADNGTDPADVDALVTAGYLKAVPECPEEPNGDGDDYDLEGSGAGLHAICTVDSTHKYP; the protein is encoded by the coding sequence ATGTTTTACAGACTGTCCCGCGCTCTTAAGAACCGCAAGGGCTTCACCCTGGTCGAGCTCATGGTGGTGCTCCTCATCATCGGCATCCTGGTGGCCATCGCCGTACCTGTATACACCAAATCCCAGGCAAATGCAAAGCTGAGAGCGTGCCAGGCCAACCTGCGCACCATCGACGGCGCCATCGCGCAGTACCAGGCGGACAACGGTACGGACCCGGCAGATGTTGACGCTCTGGTTACCGCGGGCTATCTGAAGGCGGTACCGGAATGCCCCGAGGAACCGAATGGAGATGGGGATGATTATGACTTAGAGGGATCCGGGGCCGGGTTACATGCCATCTGCACGGTCGACTCGACTCACAAATATCCGTAG
- a CDS encoding prepilin-type N-terminal cleavage/methylation domain-containing protein — MRKARKRIESQRKTEKGFTLIEVIIATLMIGIAVTPLLNLFAASQFHAAKAQQYLTAANLAQAKLEEIKDKAYHEVVSNSGKTPFPNQPAFTYTLSVVPGSRAGTKTVTVTVYWTSLQGEEHLTLTMEKVIR; from the coding sequence ATGAGAAAGGCAAGAAAAAGGATTGAATCCCAAAGAAAAACAGAAAAGGGGTTCACCCTAATTGAAGTTATCATCGCAACGCTCATGATCGGGATTGCGGTGACCCCACTCCTGAATCTCTTTGCAGCCAGTCAGTTTCACGCGGCGAAGGCGCAGCAGTACCTGACAGCCGCCAACCTGGCCCAGGCCAAACTGGAGGAAATAAAAGACAAGGCTTACCACGAAGTAGTTAGCAACTCCGGGAAAACGCCTTTTCCCAATCAGCCAGCATTCACATACACCCTATCCGTTGTACCGGGAAGCCGGGCAGGAACGAAAACCGTTACCGTCACCGTTTACTGGACGTCCCTCCAGGGAGAAGAGCACCTCACCCTAACTATGGAGAAGGTGATCCGGTGA
- a CDS encoding GspE/PulE family protein: MQQGSKHLGTALVEAGVITPEQLEDALRRQNAGTGRKGLLGQALVQLGYCTEQEVARFLARQYGVPFVSLESHPVDAAAAGLITPEMMRRYRALPIGFANGRLLVAMQHPGDIIAVDDLRILTGQDIQPVVVPDSELEAAIERYARTAASVEQAPEEEAEEQVVPEPDEAVEKPAVQLANSIFNQAVRARASDVHIEPLEKALRVRFRIDGVLHDVLRPARRLHPSLVSRIKVMAGMDIAERRVPQDGRITLRIEGKTVDVRVASLPTAYGEKLTLRLLDRSTRLITLEELGFPPADLEKFRRLMRAPYGFILVTGPTGSGKSTTLYATLAALNTVDKHIITVEDPIEYRLDGVNQIQVNPRAGLTFATGLRSILRNDPDIIMVGEIRDRETARIAVESALTGHLVLSTLHTNDAAGAITRLGDMGIEPFLTASSLIGVVAQRLARRLCPHCREPYELAREEVLASVPDFPLQPGEGKVRLYRARGCLRCANTGYRGRIGVYELLLVTETVQRLTLERRPAREIKEAAVAEGMTTMRADGLQKVRQGITSLEEVLRVVV, translated from the coding sequence ATGCAGCAAGGAAGCAAACACCTGGGCACGGCCCTGGTGGAGGCGGGTGTCATCACCCCCGAACAGCTTGAGGACGCGCTGCGCCGCCAGAACGCAGGTACGGGCAGGAAGGGGTTGCTGGGGCAGGCGCTGGTGCAACTCGGCTACTGCACCGAGCAGGAGGTGGCGCGGTTCCTGGCCCGGCAGTACGGGGTGCCCTTCGTTTCGCTGGAGTCGCACCCGGTCGACGCGGCGGCGGCCGGTCTGATAACCCCGGAGATGATGCGCCGTTACCGCGCCCTGCCCATCGGCTTTGCGAACGGCCGTCTGCTGGTGGCTATGCAGCACCCGGGCGACATTATTGCCGTGGACGACCTGCGCATTCTTACCGGGCAGGACATTCAGCCGGTGGTGGTCCCGGACAGCGAGCTCGAGGCGGCCATCGAGCGGTACGCCCGGACGGCTGCTTCTGTCGAGCAGGCGCCGGAAGAAGAGGCGGAAGAGCAGGTGGTGCCCGAGCCGGACGAGGCGGTGGAAAAACCGGCGGTGCAACTGGCTAACAGCATTTTCAACCAGGCGGTGCGGGCGCGGGCCAGCGACGTCCACATCGAGCCGCTGGAGAAGGCGCTGCGCGTGCGCTTCCGCATTGACGGGGTGCTGCACGACGTGCTGCGCCCGGCCCGGCGGCTGCACCCCTCCCTTGTTTCCCGCATCAAGGTGATGGCCGGCATGGACATCGCCGAGCGCCGCGTTCCCCAGGACGGCCGGATCACGCTCAGGATAGAGGGAAAAACGGTGGACGTGCGCGTGGCTTCCCTGCCCACGGCCTACGGGGAGAAGCTCACCCTGCGCCTGCTGGACCGCAGCACCCGGCTGATTACCCTGGAAGAGCTGGGCTTCCCGCCGGCCGACCTGGAGAAGTTCCGGAGGCTCATGCGCGCCCCCTACGGCTTCATCCTGGTGACTGGCCCCACGGGGAGCGGCAAGAGCACCACCCTCTACGCCACCCTGGCCGCGCTCAACACGGTCGACAAGCACATCATCACCGTCGAGGACCCGATCGAGTACCGCCTGGACGGGGTCAACCAGATACAGGTGAACCCCCGCGCCGGGCTCACCTTCGCCACCGGGCTGCGCTCCATCCTGCGCAACGACCCGGACATCATCATGGTGGGGGAGATCCGCGACCGCGAGACGGCCCGCATCGCCGTCGAGTCGGCGCTCACCGGGCACCTGGTCCTCTCCACCCTGCACACCAACGACGCCGCCGGGGCCATCACCCGCCTTGGCGACATGGGGATCGAGCCCTTCCTCACCGCCTCGTCCCTCATCGGCGTGGTGGCCCAGCGCCTGGCCCGCCGGCTCTGCCCCCACTGCCGCGAACCTTATGAACTCGCGCGCGAGGAGGTCCTGGCCAGCGTGCCGGACTTCCCCCTGCAGCCGGGGGAGGGAAAGGTGCGCCTCTACCGCGCCCGCGGCTGCCTGCGCTGCGCCAACACCGGCTACCGCGGCCGCATCGGGGTCTACGAGCTTTTACTGGTGACCGAAACCGTCCAGCGCCTCACCCTGGAGCGCCGCCCCGCGCGGGAGATCAAAGAGGCGGCCGTGGCCGAGGGCATGACCACCATGCGGGCCGACGGCCTGCAGAAGGTCAGGCAGGGCATAACTTCCCTGGAGGAGGTGCTACGCGTCGTCGTGTAG
- the gspM gene encoding type II secretion system protein GspM, protein MNLPRLREWWNRLTKREQGLILFLGFAAISLGYHYILSPSLISYQKKAAELEAARSELSQLQSLANRLDREMQLTASAKKRTADLRKIFAADITDGGAVVNLGLTAAANKVVITGFHPSPVKQHKYYLEFPVQIEMRGPYHGILDFLESLENRKTIPNLVQIEKLTLNTPEEAGSPPSSGQPPAPPGTQNIEGKILLVFYSEPSPAGKLDLGEVAGWKTGRSEPFEPAPAVSPFPGMAPPPSSTHTPAPSAMSPQGAPVPPAPPASPLSYFNPYSVSNLELPGTP, encoded by the coding sequence GTGAATCTGCCCCGGTTGCGAGAGTGGTGGAACAGGTTAACAAAACGAGAGCAGGGGCTGATCTTATTTTTAGGATTCGCCGCGATTTCTCTAGGGTACCACTATATCCTTTCGCCAAGCCTGATTTCTTACCAGAAAAAAGCTGCCGAACTGGAGGCGGCCCGCAGCGAGCTGAGCCAGCTCCAATCCCTTGCGAACAGGCTCGACCGGGAAATGCAACTCACTGCAAGTGCCAAAAAGAGGACGGCCGATTTGCGTAAGATTTTTGCAGCGGACATAACCGATGGAGGGGCGGTCGTGAATCTCGGCCTTACCGCTGCAGCCAACAAGGTGGTAATTACCGGATTCCACCCCTCGCCGGTTAAACAACACAAATATTATCTTGAGTTCCCGGTCCAAATAGAAATGCGAGGGCCCTATCACGGTATACTTGATTTTCTCGAAAGTCTGGAAAACAGAAAGACGATACCCAACCTGGTTCAGATCGAAAAGCTCACTCTGAACACTCCGGAAGAAGCAGGCAGCCCGCCCAGCTCAGGTCAACCCCCGGCTCCTCCCGGAACGCAAAACATCGAAGGTAAAATATTGCTGGTTTTTTATTCCGAACCATCACCAGCAGGCAAACTGGACCTGGGCGAAGTTGCCGGCTGGAAAACCGGCCGATCTGAGCCTTTTGAGCCTGCCCCGGCTGTTTCCCCGTTTCCCGGAATGGCACCACCCCCCTCTTCAACTCATACTCCAGCACCATCAGCAATGTCGCCTCAGGGGGCACCGGTCCCACCCGCACCTCCTGCTTCCCCGCTTTCTTATTTCAATCCCTATTCTGTTTCAAACCTGGAACTTCCCGGTACACCTTAA
- a CDS encoding energy transducer TonB, whose translation MQDKKRRQPALLAAALALLLLAGLAFPPGSPALPLADGGTVSLDVRDADLRDVLSALALKLNAVIILATKDDKPVRITFRAEKMSARQALDVIVQSRGLAYVEDGNLLVVGEPETLHKNFFSQMIITRLDTTYVTAQQLRELIDELRIGDVKCLSLDANPNAIWVQGTAQEVAKVWELLVAVDYPENQPKPENQINLDYRSLTPNQVSPARAVELLDSVGVQLKRYVLLPGTVLVFDRQWFSRWPHVEALFKKLDCLEAREEKAFVYQLQNIVARDAAARLAKFDFVKGGAAEASNDTDQDKDQQKDVVKIETFNYEQYSKELLVICPPHLEAQVRNALAILDSPRQKVRVPVTYAVGPYAHEELNAKRSLLSELSGVPVGSMHISRDLSGGIKDNPYYVLWVEETPDKIKLIKDLLGEIEMKKQ comes from the coding sequence ATGCAAGATAAGAAACGGCGCCAACCGGCGTTACTGGCCGCAGCGCTTGCCTTGTTGCTGCTGGCAGGGCTGGCTTTTCCGCCCGGGAGCCCGGCCCTCCCGCTTGCGGACGGCGGCACGGTGTCCCTGGACGTACGCGACGCGGACCTGCGCGACGTTCTTTCGGCACTGGCCCTGAAGCTAAACGCGGTCATCATCCTGGCCACCAAGGATGACAAGCCGGTCCGGATAACCTTCCGGGCGGAAAAGATGTCGGCGCGGCAGGCTCTTGACGTCATCGTTCAGAGCAGGGGGCTGGCCTACGTGGAGGACGGCAACCTGCTCGTGGTGGGGGAACCGGAGACACTGCACAAAAACTTCTTCAGCCAGATGATCATCACCCGGCTGGACACCACCTACGTTACAGCACAGCAGTTGCGAGAGCTGATTGATGAACTGCGTATAGGCGACGTGAAGTGCCTCTCCCTGGACGCCAACCCGAACGCAATCTGGGTGCAGGGCACGGCCCAGGAGGTGGCCAAGGTGTGGGAACTGCTGGTGGCGGTGGACTACCCGGAAAACCAGCCCAAGCCGGAGAACCAGATCAACCTCGACTACCGCAGCCTTACGCCCAACCAGGTTTCGCCCGCCAGGGCCGTGGAACTGCTTGACTCCGTGGGCGTGCAACTGAAACGCTACGTCCTACTGCCGGGTACCGTCCTGGTCTTCGACCGGCAATGGTTCTCCCGCTGGCCGCACGTGGAGGCGCTGTTCAAGAAGCTTGACTGCCTGGAGGCCCGCGAAGAAAAGGCCTTCGTCTACCAGTTGCAGAACATCGTCGCGCGCGACGCCGCGGCGCGCCTGGCGAAGTTCGACTTTGTGAAAGGTGGCGCCGCAGAGGCGTCCAACGACACAGATCAAGATAAAGACCAGCAAAAGGACGTGGTGAAGATCGAGACGTTTAACTACGAGCAGTACAGCAAGGAACTGCTGGTCATCTGCCCGCCCCACCTGGAGGCGCAGGTGCGCAACGCCCTGGCGATCCTTGATAGTCCGCGCCAGAAGGTGCGGGTGCCGGTGACTTACGCAGTAGGGCCATACGCCCATGAAGAACTCAACGCCAAACGGTCGCTCCTCAGTGAGTTGAGCGGAGTGCCGGTGGGCAGCATGCACATCTCGCGGGATCTTTCCGGCGGCATAAAAGACAATCCGTACTACGTCCTCTGGGTGGAGGAAACGCCGGACAAGATCAAGCTGATTAAGGATTTGCTGGGTGAGATTGAGATGAAGAAGCAGTAG
- a CDS encoding prepilin-type N-terminal cleavage/methylation domain-containing protein — MLNWLKKVKKEDGFTLVELMVVVIILGILAAIIVPNFLNRAETARENATISSLKAMKAAIDIWASDPAGGNGTYPSSKATSTELTDALSASKITWSGARDAWGRAFYYKAKEDVDDPSGYLLYSAGKNGTENDADDIYCTESKQPNKGAISGAGTYVGNKLSST; from the coding sequence ATGTTAAACTGGCTCAAAAAGGTAAAGAAAGAGGATGGTTTCACCCTCGTCGAGCTGATGGTTGTGGTGATCATTCTGGGGATTCTCGCCGCCATCATCGTCCCCAACTTCCTGAACAGAGCTGAAACCGCCCGGGAAAACGCCACCATCAGTTCCCTTAAGGCGATGAAAGCGGCGATTGACATCTGGGCCTCAGACCCGGCGGGGGGCAACGGAACATATCCTTCAAGCAAAGCAACTAGCACTGAATTAACTGATGCCTTAAGCGCCTCCAAAATCACCTGGAGTGGAGCCAGAGACGCCTGGGGGAGAGCCTTTTATTACAAAGCAAAAGAAGATGTAGATGATCCCAGCGGGTACCTTCTCTATTCCGCAGGCAAGAATGGTACTGAAAATGATGCTGACGATATTTACTGTACTGAAAGCAAGCAGCCGAACAAAGGCGCAATCTCTGGTGCAGGAACTTACGTTGGAAACAAACTTTCGTCAACGTAG
- a CDS encoding prepilin-type N-terminal cleavage/methylation domain-containing protein — protein MSRFRPSKQADKDQGFTAVELIIVLVLLGLVATLTLPNLQTWQARYELRTAADQLAADIREMEQLALSYREEGLNPENDNFQVWLYPGSDCYYLKRIGIHSWSQERNMPRSVDLYTTNFDNHKIIIGLRGTVTRGGTVTLQSRRTGEFFYVIVASLTGRVRVSRVPPESWEIS, from the coding sequence TTGAGTAGATTCCGGCCATCCAAACAGGCTGACAAGGATCAAGGTTTTACCGCGGTAGAACTTATCATTGTCCTGGTTCTGCTGGGTCTTGTAGCCACGCTCACCCTCCCCAACCTCCAGACCTGGCAGGCCCGTTACGAGCTGCGCACGGCGGCAGACCAGCTAGCTGCCGACATCAGAGAAATGGAGCAGCTTGCCCTCAGTTACCGAGAGGAAGGGTTGAATCCGGAAAATGACAATTTTCAAGTATGGCTCTATCCCGGTTCCGACTGTTATTACTTGAAGCGAATAGGAATACACAGCTGGTCTCAAGAACGTAACATGCCCAGAAGTGTTGATCTTTACACGACGAACTTTGATAACCACAAGATCATAATAGGCCTTCGGGGTACCGTGACGCGTGGGGGCACCGTCACACTCCAGAGCAGAAGGACCGGTGAATTCTTCTATGTAATTGTTGCATCTCTCACGGGACGGGTACGGGTGAGCAGGGTCCCGCCGGAATCGTGGGAAATATCCTGA
- the pilM gene encoding pilus assembly protein PilM encodes MAFKLFRKKIEYWVGIETGVENIYAVEIKYQEGQPVLVNYNEEPLPSPEGGNSEKKWEHLSAALASLTKRFNLHEKEVIAALPGAEVIERIVQMPVMPARELNEAVRWEAEQSIPVPLEDMEFRHLVLGPVPGNGKLQNVLLIAAPSSLVRRFHATCQEVGITLRALDLPTLALWRVFCGLPGSPGEQGQIIILHLDPEITRLVAVSEGTLFFTRTWSGLPGSVSGMPDLDLALPFWTELRRSLEFLRSQLRSATARKVILSGSCASVPDLHALFSRTLELEVEAGLLRLKSQISNDQTGPREEEAELNPRWALAAGLALWGYK; translated from the coding sequence GTGGCGTTTAAATTATTCCGGAAAAAAATCGAGTACTGGGTCGGCATCGAAACAGGAGTAGAAAACATTTATGCCGTGGAAATAAAATACCAAGAAGGTCAACCTGTGCTGGTAAATTACAATGAAGAGCCGCTTCCCTCCCCAGAGGGCGGGAATTCTGAAAAGAAGTGGGAGCACCTGAGCGCAGCCCTGGCGTCTCTCACCAAGCGCTTCAACCTGCACGAAAAAGAAGTGATCGCGGCCCTGCCAGGTGCGGAGGTTATCGAAAGAATTGTACAAATGCCTGTAATGCCGGCCCGGGAACTAAATGAAGCGGTCCGCTGGGAAGCGGAGCAGTCCATTCCGGTCCCACTGGAAGACATGGAGTTCCGGCACCTGGTACTGGGGCCCGTCCCTGGCAACGGAAAGCTCCAGAACGTTCTTTTGATCGCCGCGCCCTCCTCCCTCGTAAGAAGGTTCCATGCAACCTGCCAGGAGGTGGGGATCACTCTGAGGGCCCTCGATCTGCCAACCCTGGCCCTCTGGCGTGTTTTCTGCGGACTGCCCGGGAGTCCCGGAGAGCAGGGCCAAATAATCATTTTACACTTGGACCCTGAGATCACGAGATTGGTTGCAGTATCGGAAGGAACGCTTTTCTTCACCCGGACCTGGTCGGGACTACCAGGTTCTGTTTCAGGGATGCCGGATCTGGATCTCGCCCTTCCCTTCTGGACGGAACTCCGGAGATCCCTGGAATTCCTCCGGAGCCAGCTCCGCAGCGCAACCGCTAGAAAAGTAATTTTGAGCGGGTCCTGCGCCTCGGTGCCAGATTTGCACGCTCTCTTTTCCCGCACCCTGGAACTTGAAGTAGAAGCAGGCTTGCTCCGCTTGAAATCCCAAATTTCTAATGACCAGACCGGGCCCCGGGAAGAGGAAGCAGAACTGAATCCCCGTTGGGCCCTCGCGGCAGGTCTTGCACTCTGGGGGTACAAATAA
- a CDS encoding prepilin-type N-terminal cleavage/methylation domain-containing protein, whose protein sequence is MNSLLEERGFTLTEVLIALTLTGLLLTVLAQTGQVAFTRWSRLEQEIEVQQHLNIALERMARELRQAKRLLGTSPTELSFQKVDGTSVRYYLRTGSGNLLRAESGGKPPVAGYVKRVQLAYYNAEGSPTSDPEQGTSVEITLTGGAPGIPDQTVQTKVQIRARSCL, encoded by the coding sequence GTGAACTCGCTGCTGGAAGAAAGAGGATTTACCCTTACCGAAGTCCTCATCGCGCTCACCCTCACCGGACTGCTCCTTACCGTCCTGGCCCAGACCGGCCAAGTCGCCTTTACAAGATGGTCCCGCCTGGAACAGGAAATCGAAGTTCAGCAGCACTTGAACATCGCCTTAGAGCGCATGGCCAGGGAGCTACGACAGGCAAAAAGGCTTCTCGGAACTTCCCCAACCGAGCTCTCTTTTCAAAAAGTGGATGGAACAAGTGTCCGCTACTACCTGAGAACAGGTTCCGGCAACCTCCTGCGTGCGGAAAGCGGAGGAAAACCGCCGGTTGCCGGTTATGTGAAAAGGGTTCAGCTCGCTTACTATAACGCCGAAGGAAGTCCTACAAGTGACCCCGAACAGGGAACAAGTGTTGAAATTACCCTGACAGGAGGAGCACCGGGAATTCCAGATCAAACGGTGCAGACAAAAGTGCAAATCCGGGCGCGGTCGTGTCTCTGA
- a CDS encoding A24 family peptidase yields the protein MAASFIDLEHYIIPDGLIVAGLAGGAVLGLAAHDVGFWSALAGLAVGGGALLLVALASRGGMGGGDVKLAAVTGLFLGWPLGPLGLFFGVCLGGVVAAVLLALGIRGRKDPVPFGPFIAVGALLALLAGRECLEWYLRALG from the coding sequence GTGGCGGCGAGCTTCATCGACCTCGAGCACTACATCATCCCCGACGGGCTCATCGTGGCGGGCCTCGCCGGCGGCGCCGTCCTCGGCCTGGCGGCGCACGACGTCGGGTTCTGGTCGGCGCTGGCCGGGCTGGCGGTGGGCGGCGGCGCCTTGCTCCTAGTGGCTCTGGCCAGCCGGGGCGGCATGGGCGGCGGCGACGTGAAGCTCGCCGCGGTGACGGGGCTGTTCCTTGGCTGGCCGCTGGGGCCGCTTGGACTCTTTTTCGGCGTCTGCCTGGGAGGCGTGGTGGCGGCTGTGTTGCTGGCTCTTGGCATAAGGGGCAGGAAGGACCCTGTTCCCTTCGGGCCGTTCATTGCCGTGGGCGCCCTCCTTGCCCTCCTGGCGGGAAGGGAGTGCCTCGAATGGTACCTGCGGGCCTTGGGGTGA
- a CDS encoding prepilin-type N-terminal cleavage/methylation domain-containing protein gives MATDHRRRPGNGIPRCGGFTMVELAVVVLIVGLLVAIAVPAYHRAVNNATESTCRSNLRAIDGAVARWVADDPARRRPQDVTWEDLVPAYLKERPACPAGGAYTFDPADGRAVCPNGHRYGP, from the coding sequence GTGGCGACTGACCACCGGCGCCGTCCAGGCAATGGTATTCCCCGGTGCGGCGGGTTCACCATGGTTGAGTTGGCCGTGGTCGTGCTGATCGTCGGCCTCCTGGTGGCCATTGCCGTGCCTGCCTACCACCGCGCCGTCAACAATGCGACAGAAAGCACCTGCCGGTCCAACCTGCGCGCCATCGACGGAGCGGTGGCGCGGTGGGTGGCGGACGACCCGGCGCGCCGCCGGCCGCAGGACGTCACCTGGGAGGACCTGGTGCCCGCGTATCTCAAGGAGCGGCCCGCCTGTCCCGCGGGCGGGGCCTATACCTTTGACCCGGCGGACGGGCGCGCGGTCTGCCCCAACGGGCACCGCTACGGCCCCTGA
- a CDS encoding prepilin peptidase, with product MSLTVGTVLWGVFGLVVGSFLNVCIYRLPRGESIIFPPSRCPDCREKLRPRDLVPLFSYLWLRGRCRNCRAPISPRYPLVELATAILFAGFSVTLEGKPLILLKYLFLISLLVAISFIDLEHYLIPNEMIITGLIGGIGFNLAAGDLNLLQVLVGTLIPPLLFLLLALASRGGMGMGDVKLGAVLGLFLGWPRVMEALFLGCLLAGAVALGLLITRRLGRKDPIPLGPFLATGTIVTLFWGPQLWNWYAAFFFR from the coding sequence TTGAGCCTCACCGTAGGAACTGTATTATGGGGAGTTTTTGGGCTGGTTGTGGGGAGCTTTTTAAACGTCTGTATTTACCGGCTGCCGCGGGGGGAATCCATCATTTTCCCCCCGTCCCGTTGCCCGGACTGCAGGGAAAAGTTGCGCCCGCGCGACCTCGTCCCCCTGTTCAGTTACCTCTGGCTCCGGGGACGGTGCCGGAACTGCCGCGCTCCCATCAGCCCCCGCTACCCGCTGGTGGAGCTTGCAACCGCAATCCTCTTCGCAGGGTTCTCCGTGACCCTGGAAGGGAAGCCTCTAATCTTGCTAAAATACCTTTTCCTCATTTCCTTGCTGGTAGCGATCTCTTTCATTGACCTCGAGCACTACCTAATCCCGAACGAGATGATCATCACCGGACTAATCGGCGGGATCGGGTTCAACCTGGCGGCTGGGGACTTAAATCTCCTTCAAGTCTTGGTGGGCACCTTGATTCCCCCTCTTCTCTTCCTTCTCCTTGCCCTGGCAAGCCGGGGCGGAATGGGAATGGGGGACGTGAAGCTGGGGGCAGTGCTGGGTCTTTTCCTGGGGTGGCCGCGCGTCATGGAAGCCCTTTTCCTCGGGTGCCTCCTCGCAGGAGCAGTTGCGCTCGGGCTCCTGATCACCAGGCGCCTGGGTCGGAAGGACCCCATACCTCTGGGTCCTTTCCTGGCAACAGGAACAATTGTGACCCTTTTCTGGGGGCCCCAGCTCTGGAACTGGTACGCAGCATTCTTTTTCCGGTGA
- the pilO gene encoding type 4a pilus biogenesis protein PilO, with protein sequence MNNGKLQTSTVLTVALAALAMASMGMLLYLQIGALNRARDAVAREREALARAEVQLQKLVRAKARAVAVQQELARVNHLLPPEPQEDALLRDLKEAAIWSGLDLTEVRFEKRVSKAGYVEMPLKLVFEGRYPCLVELLAALQAGPRALRIDEVKVGKGRKEFPFIKADVSATAFYAADGGAKGKEAEHGAGIARS encoded by the coding sequence TTGAACAACGGCAAACTTCAGACCTCCACCGTGCTGACCGTCGCCCTAGCCGCGCTGGCGATGGCCAGTATGGGGATGCTTCTCTACCTGCAGATCGGCGCCCTCAACAGGGCGCGGGACGCCGTGGCCCGGGAAAGGGAGGCCCTGGCGCGGGCGGAGGTCCAGCTGCAAAAGCTTGTTCGGGCGAAGGCCCGGGCCGTGGCGGTGCAGCAGGAGCTTGCGCGCGTCAACCACCTGCTGCCTCCCGAACCGCAAGAGGACGCCCTCCTGCGCGACCTCAAGGAGGCGGCCATCTGGTCCGGCCTGGACCTCACGGAGGTGCGGTTCGAGAAGCGGGTGTCGAAGGCGGGCTACGTGGAGATGCCTCTCAAGCTTGTCTTTGAGGGGCGCTATCCCTGCCTAGTGGAACTGCTGGCGGCACTCCAGGCGGGTCCCCGTGCCCTGCGCATCGACGAGGTCAAGGTGGGGAAAGGGCGGAAGGAGTTCCCGTTTATCAAAGCCGACGTTTCTGCCACCGCGTTCTACGCCGCGGATGGCGGTGCGAAAGGAAAGGAGGCCGAACATGGCGCAGGAATTGCCCGGAGTTAG